A window from Peromyscus eremicus chromosome 1, PerEre_H2_v1, whole genome shotgun sequence encodes these proteins:
- the LOC131917774 gene encoding LOW QUALITY PROTEIN: olfactory receptor 5V1-like (The sequence of the model RefSeq protein was modified relative to this genomic sequence to represent the inferred CDS: inserted 1 base in 1 codon), whose translation MDVYNLTTVTQFILIGLSDLPEVRYALFVAFVIIYQITLLGNGAILLAIVTERKLQNPMYYLLANLSLLDIFCPSATVPKMLKNLLTEDHSISFVGCALQLYFLVALAGTEVFLLAVMAYDRYVAICFPLHYSLIMTKVRCVQLLFGTWAAGFLNSFLHTMSTFSLSFCKSNRVNQYYCDIPPVMALSCSSTYVAEMLVLVVGGILGVGAFLTTLISYIYIVSTILKIQSVEGKRKAFSTCASHLLVVFLFYGTAIFTYIRPSSSQHSPARDRLISMLYAVITPMLNPIIYSLRNTEVKAALRKXLHLRIWSQKA comes from the exons ATGGATGTCTACAATCTTACCACAGTGACTCAGTTCATCCTCATAGGGCTCTCTGACCTCCCTGAGGTGCGTTACGCCCTCTTCGTGGCCTTTGTCATCATCTATCAGATCACTTTGCTGGGAAACGGGGCCATCCTCTTGGCCATAGTGACTGAGAGAAAGCTTCAAAATCCCATGTATTACCTGTTGGCAAATCTGTCCCTGCTAGACATATTCTGCCCATCAGCTACTGTCCCCAAGATGCTCAAGAATCTCTTGACTGAGGATCACAGCATTTCTTTTGTTGGGTGTGCTTTGCAGCTCTATTTCCTGGTGGCCCTAGCTGGGACTGAAGTTTTCTTGCTGGCTGTGATGGCTTATGACCGGTATGTGGCCATATGCTTCCCTCTGCATTATTCTCTCATCATGACCAAGGTTCGCTGTGTGCAACTGCTGTTTGGGACCTGGGCAGCTGGGTTTCTCAACTCCTTTCTCCACACAATGTCCACCTTTAGCCTGTCTTTCTGCAAGTCCAACCGAGTTAACCAGTACTATTGTGATATCCCACCTGTGATGGCTCTGTCATGCTCATCCACCTATGTGGCAGAAATGCTTGTTTTAGTGGTAGGAGGTATTTTGGGTGTTGGTGCTTTTCTGACCACTTTGATTTCTTACATATACATTGTCTCCACCATCCTCAAGATCCAGTCAGTAGAAGGGAAGCGCAAAGCTTTCTCCACATGTGCTTCCCATCTTCTTGTAGTCTTCTTGTTCTATGGCACAGCCATATTTACCTATATCCGCCCCTCCTCCAGTCAACACTCTCCTGCTAGAGACAGACTCATCTCTATGCTATATGCAGTCATTACCCCTATGTTAAACCCTATTATCTACAGCCTGAGAAACACAGAAGTCAAAGCAGCACTCAGAA TTTTACATCTTAGGATATGGTCACAGAAAGCATGA
- the LOC131915504 gene encoding olfactory receptor 5V1-like, translating to MVIYNFTTVTQFILIGLSDLPEVRYPLFVAFVIIYQITLLGNGAILLAIVTERKLQTPMYYLLANLSLLDMFCPSATVPKMLKNLLTEDHSISFVGCALQLYFLVALAGTEVFLLAVMAYDRYVAICFPLRYSLIMTKVRCVQLLFGTWAAGFLNSFLHTMSTFSLSFCKSNRVNQYYCDIPPVMALSCSSTYVAEMLVLVVGGIFGVGAFLITLISYIYIVSTILKIQSVEGKRKAFSTCASHLLVVFLFYGTTIFTYIRPSSSQHSPARDRLISMLYGVITPMLNPIIYSLRNTEVKAALRKVLHLRICSQKA from the coding sequence ATGGTTATCTACAATTTTACCACAGTGACTCAGTTCATCCTCATAGGGCTCTCTGACCTCCCTGAGGTGCGTTATCCCCTCTTCGTGGCCTTTGTCATCATCTATCAGATCACTTTGCTGGGAAACGGGGCCATCCTCTTGGCCATAGTGACTGAGAGAAAGCTTCAAACTCCCATGTATTACCTGTTGGCAAATCTGTCCCTGCTAGACATGTTCTGCCCATCAGCTACTGTCCCCAAGATGCTCAAGAATCTCTTGACTGAGGATCACAGCATTTCCTTTGTTGGGTGTGCTTTGCAGCTCTATTTCCTGGTGGCCCTAGCTGGGACTGAAGTTTTCTTGCTGGCTGTGATGGCTTATGACCGGTATGTGGCCATATGCTTCCCTCTGCGTTACTCTCTCATCATGACCAAGGTTCGCTGTGTGCAGCTGCTGTTTGGGACCTGGGCAGCTGGGTTTCTCAACTCCTTTCTCCACACAATGTCCACCTTTAGCCTGTCTTTCTGCAAGTCCAACCGAGTTAACCAGTACTACTGTGATATTCCACCTGTGATGGCCCTGTCATGCTCATCCACCTATGTGGCAGAAATGCTTGTTTTAGTGGTAGGAGGTATTTTTGGGGTTGGTGCTTTTCTGATTACTTTGATCTCCTATATATACATTGTCTCCACCATCCTAAAGATCCAGTCAGTAGAAGGGAAGCGCAAAGCTTTCTCCACATGTGCTTCCCATCTTCTTGTAGTCTTCTTGTTTTATGGCACAACAATATTTACCTATATCCGCCCCTCCTCCAGTCAACACTCTCCTGCTAGAGACAGACTCATCTCTATGCTGTATGGTGTCATTACCCCGATGTTAAACCCTATTATCTACAGCCTGAGAAACACAGAAGTCAAAGCAGCACTCAGAAAAGTTTTACATCTTAGGATCTGTTCACAGAAAGCATGA